In the genome of Rhizobium etli 8C-3, one region contains:
- a CDS encoding ABC transporter substrate-binding protein — protein sequence MNILRGIAAFSMLFLAAAESNAAGVTIGVVAPQGGDLQQLGGQIFAGANYQITKDGNTIVTINEPCEENSGAAIADALVNAKVQVAIGFLCSETLESALPKLKDANIPAITVSVRARILMEDALKNGWPLFRLAPADGAEAARIIEAILNDWEAAPIALIEDGTIHGRELTEAIRNALEEKGLKPVFTDTYRPGQDQQIALVRRLKKAGATKVFVGGDRADVAVIARDAAAERIPLAILGGDAMRAANQPLPLPDGVRAVTMPEYDTLQPAQATAAALRAQGIEPEGYVLPAAAAAAVAQQAVTAATTEGKTVAEKLVGTTFATPIGDLTFTAGQELSENPYRLLEWRRGTFAAPDGPKD from the coding sequence ATGAATATTCTGCGTGGCATAGCGGCTTTTTCGATGCTGTTTCTTGCAGCAGCCGAAAGCAATGCCGCGGGCGTCACGATCGGCGTCGTCGCTCCGCAGGGCGGCGACCTGCAGCAGCTTGGCGGGCAGATTTTCGCCGGAGCGAACTATCAGATCACCAAGGACGGCAATACGATCGTCACAATCAACGAGCCCTGCGAGGAAAACAGTGGTGCCGCGATTGCCGATGCACTGGTGAACGCCAAGGTGCAAGTCGCAATCGGCTTTCTCTGCAGCGAGACGCTGGAAAGCGCACTGCCGAAGCTCAAGGATGCAAACATTCCGGCGATCACCGTCTCGGTACGCGCACGCATTCTGATGGAAGACGCATTGAAGAACGGCTGGCCGCTCTTTCGGCTGGCGCCAGCTGATGGCGCTGAAGCCGCACGCATCATCGAAGCGATCCTCAACGACTGGGAGGCGGCGCCGATCGCCCTCATCGAAGACGGCACCATCCATGGCCGCGAACTGACCGAAGCCATCCGGAATGCGCTTGAGGAAAAGGGGTTGAAGCCCGTCTTTACGGACACCTATCGCCCCGGTCAGGACCAGCAGATCGCCCTCGTCCGCCGCCTGAAGAAGGCCGGGGCCACGAAGGTTTTCGTCGGCGGCGACCGCGCCGACGTCGCAGTCATCGCCCGGGATGCCGCAGCGGAGAGGATTCCGCTCGCTATTTTGGGCGGAGATGCGATGCGCGCGGCAAACCAGCCGCTGCCGCTTCCCGACGGCGTGCGTGCGGTCACCATGCCGGAATACGACACTTTGCAGCCCGCGCAAGCTACAGCGGCGGCATTGCGCGCCCAAGGCATCGAGCCTGAAGGTTATGTCCTGCCGGCAGCCGCAGCAGCGGCCGTCGCGCAGCAGGCGGTAACGGCCGCCACGACAGAAGGAAAGACGGTAGCGGAAAAACTCGTCGGCACGACGTTCGCTACGCCAATCGGCGATCTGACCTTCACGGCTGGCCAGGAGCTTTCGGAGAACCCTTACAGACTGTTGGAATGGCGCCGCGGCACCTTCGCCGCGCCTGACGGGCCTAAAGATTAG
- the rpe gene encoding ribulose-phosphate 3-epimerase — protein sequence MTLPIRIAPSILAADFAKLGQEVRDVTAAGADWIHLDVMDGHFVPNISFGADVIKSLRSYTDATFDCHLMISPADPYLEAFANAGCDRITVHAEAGPHLHRSLQTIRNFGKKVGVTINPATPLSAIESVLDDIDLILIMSVNPGFGGQKFIPAMAGKIASAKSLIGDRPIELQVDGGVTVETAPIIGKAGGNVLVAGSAIFKGASVEAYRTAISDLRSAANDGRS from the coding sequence ATGACCCTGCCGATCCGGATCGCCCCCTCCATTCTGGCTGCGGACTTTGCCAAGCTAGGACAGGAGGTGCGCGATGTGACGGCGGCAGGCGCAGACTGGATCCATCTCGACGTCATGGACGGCCATTTCGTCCCGAACATCTCCTTCGGCGCCGACGTCATCAAGTCGTTGCGCTCCTATACGGACGCGACTTTCGATTGCCACCTGATGATCTCGCCGGCCGATCCTTATCTGGAAGCCTTCGCAAATGCTGGCTGCGACCGCATCACCGTTCATGCTGAGGCAGGACCGCATCTTCACCGCTCGCTGCAGACGATCCGCAATTTCGGTAAGAAGGTCGGCGTGACGATCAATCCGGCAACGCCGTTGTCGGCGATCGAGAGCGTTCTCGACGACATCGACCTCATCCTCATCATGTCGGTAAATCCCGGCTTCGGCGGCCAGAAATTCATTCCCGCGATGGCCGGGAAAATTGCATCCGCGAAATCCCTGATCGGTGACAGGCCGATCGAACTTCAGGTCGACGGCGGGGTCACGGTTGAGACCGCGCCGATCATCGGCAAGGCCGGCGGCAATGTGCTCGTCGCCGGTTCGGCGATTTTCAAGGGTGCCTCCGTCGAAGCCTACCGCACCGCCATCAGCGATCTGCGAAGCGCTGCAAACGACGGGCGCTCATGA